One stretch of Molothrus aeneus isolate 106 chromosome 2, BPBGC_Maene_1.0, whole genome shotgun sequence DNA includes these proteins:
- the LOC136571693 gene encoding alpha-2-macroglobulin-like protein 1 yields the protein MGAPLLLLALTLLPVAAAASLEPHYMVVFPAILRQSQEEKLYIHFSSLTEAVHLAVTLQTETQNHTLVEQDVEKPGTSQSITFQVPDFMLIPVGTDDSETESEEVASLHVLIHSGDNVLLDGNKKVLVKPQKNIILIETDKDLYKPGETVKFRIVNLDENLKVIKNEYSQIWLLDPEYNHIAEWLNVKSNHGIVDLSFPLASEASLGNYTISVQQNMAYKKFSVEEYVLKKFEVEIEHPPHITTSDEEFQLVVCGKYTYGKPVQGKVEITVMTRSQDTKGNSTSSAIQKQNSWTNKDGCATFTIKTEALEINEADSYIIAKGKVVENGTGAHSEETAQISVAWIKKAVEFINLHPFYKQGIPYTGKMIFRSEESPLSNETVHLIVDVNDEETQLSLLTDEMGEAHFTLDTTSWNSTMVSLRGTHRPPGDNSSFSGGVEGEDFHWLKPFYSESNSFLEIKAKDDMMFCDQEQEVQVDYILSQNKLSSEEDHIDFYYLVIAKGKILFSRKKKVPITQHENLQGSFSLTLPVGNDFLPDIKLLVYAIFSDGEVVADMEQFDVEMCFSHQVALEFSHKEEVPGSQVRLNLMAAPGSLCSVRAVDKSVLLKSNKIPTAHSLYYKIFNNSFMFGGRGLPYRLEDFEAYPCLPQQPRPHKKARMGAPWYQSEADVYNLFKKLRMKIFTNTRIKKPVSCVLPEFHKKIFLRKNSILGSQATHADSRPHSDDKEKPKPRTLFPETWIWDLVSVGDDGQASLQVAVPDTITEWNANTFCVADIGFGFSPLTSLRVFQPFFVDVSLPYSVIQGETFKLKATVFNYLKDCIQVHTTLTETPELKVDACPSCQFTSCLCANEAKTFVWNVMATKLGRVNVTVSSVAEESHSLCANKIAVTPLQGGRDAVIKSLLVKPGGVLQEKTQNAFLCPADNTVSEEFSLTLPAEVLEGSARVTFSVIGDIMGPALQNLDQLLDMPFGCGEQNMVQFAPNIFILQYLNKTKQLDPEIKAIALTFLIIGYQRQLLYKHDDGSYSAFGKGDEQGNTWLTAFVARSFGQASSHIHIDKDHVQSALRWLQKHQLPSGCFQSVGKLFNNDLKGGVDDTISLTAYIAAALVELHLERNDTMLENALHCLKNVTLDETSLYVKALMAYVFTLSKDMEMRKLLLDMVQKETAQLLTSQSADETSSSMIETVAYIILAHVSKPDSSFNEASVSKLVHWLSAQRNAFGGFASTQDTVVSLQALAQYAALIPQEMRDVKVAVKGKGASPLEFHVHRNNKLVLHQASLPADTESYTVQATGSGCVYVQTTWYYNIPPPKTEEVFLLDVETVPRQCDGVRKEFDIHVSVRYAGDRGTSNMALVEVEMLSGFIPVQSSVKELEKIPLVKKTEIKPDKITIYLEELGESSLKLNISVEQDVEVQNLKAATVHVYDYYKPDERSAREYAFPCSSDTSKQVSS from the exons ATGGGAGCACCACTGCTCCTCTTAGCCCTGACCCTACTCCCAGTTGCAGCTGCAGCAAGCCTGGAACC TCACTATATGGTGGTGTTCCCTGCTATCCTTCGGCAGTCCCAGGAGGAGAAGCTCTACATTCACTTCAGCTCCCTAACTGAGGCTGTCCACCTGGCTGTCACCTTGCAGACAGAAACCCAGAATCACACACTGGTGGAGCAGGATGTGGAGAAGCCAGGCACTTCTCAGAGCATCACCTTCCAG GTGCCAGACTTCATGTTAATTCCTGTGGGAACAGATGATTCCGAGACAGAG TCAGAGGAGGTGGCTTCTCTGCATGTCCTGATCCACAGTGGAGACAATGTGCTCCTTGACGGTAACAAAAAAGTTCTGGTCAAGCCCCAGAAGAATATAATTCTGATAGAGACAGACAAGGACTTATACAAACCTGGAGAAACAG TGAAATTTAGAATTGTGAACCTTGATGAGAACCTTAAGGTCATTAAAAATGAG TATTCCCAGATATGGCTGTTG GATCCTGAATACAACCATATTGCTGAGTGGCTGAATGTAAAGTCAAATCATGGCATTGTGGATCTATCCTTCCCCCTGGCATCTGAAGCATCCCTTGGGAATTATACCATCTCGGTGCAGCAGAACATGGCTTATAAAAAATTCAGTGTTGAGGAATATG TGCTGAAAAAATTTGAGGTGGAAATTGAGCACCCTCCACATATCACTACATCAGATGAGGAATTTCAGCTGGTTGTCTGTGGCAA GTATACTTATGGGAAGCCTGTTCAAGGGAAAGTAGAAATCACTGTTATGACACGCTCCCAGGACACAAAAGGCAATTCTACAAGTTCAGCGATTCAGAAGCAAAACAGCTGG ACAAATAAGGATGGCTGCGCTACTTTCACAATAAAGACAGAAGCTCTGGAAATAAATGAAGCCGACAGCTACATaattgcaaaaggaaaagtggTGGAAAATGGAACAG GAGCCCATTCTGAGGAAACGGCTCAAATTTCTGTTGCATGGATAAAGAAAGCTGTAGAGTTTATCAACCTCCATCCATTCTACAAACAAGGGATACCATACACAGGGAAG ATGATCTTCCGCAGTGAAGAGTCTCCCCTCAGTAATGAAACAGTCCATCTAATAGTTGATGTCAATGATGAGGAGACACAGCTGTCACTCCTCACAGATGAGATGGGGGAAGCTCACTTCACACTGGATACCACCAGTTGGAACAGCACGATGGTTTCTCTGAGG GGTACCCACCGCCCTCCAGGTGACAACAGTTCATTTTCTGGTGGAGTTGAAGGAGAGGACTTCCATTGGCTGAAACCTTTCTACTCTGAGAGCAACAGCTTCCTGGAGATCAAGGCCAAGGATGACATGATGTTCTGTGATCAAGAGCAGGAAGTGCAGGTGGATTATATCCTTTCCCAGAATAAACTCAGCTCTGAAGAAGACCACATTGATTTCTACTACTTG gTGATAGCAAAAGGCAAGATCCTTTTCAGCAGAAAGAAGAAGGTGCCAATTACCCAGCATGAGA ATCTGCAGGGCTCCTTCTCATTGACTCTGCCTGTTGGCAATGACTTCCTGCCCGACATCAAGCTTCTGGTGTATGCAATCTTCTCAGACGGAGAGGTGGTGGCTGATATGGAGCAGTTTGATGTAGAAATGTGCTTTAGCCATCAG GTGGCACTGGAATTCTCACACAAGGAGGAGGTCCCAGGCTCACAAGTCAGACTGAACCTCATGGCTGCTCCAGGGTCCTTGTGCTCTGTGCGAGCTGTCGACAAGAGCGTCCTCCTGAAGAGCAACAAAATCCCAACAGCACACAGC TTGTATTATAAAATCTTCAATAACAGCTTCATGTTTGGAGGACGAGGCTTGCCTTACCGCCTGGAAGACTTTGAGGCATACCCttgcctgccccagcagcccagaCCCCACAAAAAGGCTAGGATGGGTGCACCATGGTACCAAAGTGAGGCTGATGTCTATAACCTGTTTAAG AAACTGCGCATGAAAATATTTACCAACACTAGAATCAAGAAACCTGTTTCCTGTGTGCTTCCAGAGTTTCATAAGAAgatatttctaagaaaaaacTCTATTCTTG GCAGCCAAGCTACCCATGCTGATTCTAGACCTCACTCTGATGACAAGGAGAAGCCAAAACCACGGACGCTTTTCCCAGAGacctggatttgggatttggtaTCTGTTGG GGATGACGGACAAGCATCTCTCCAAGTTGCTGTACCTGACACCATCACAGAATGGAATGCCAACACCTTCTGTGTTGCCGATATTGGCTTTGGTTTCTCACCTCTGACCTCTCTTAGGGTCTTCCAGCCATTCTTTGTGGATGTATCACTGCCATACTCTGTGATCCAAGGAGAGACTTTCAAGCTAAAAGCCACTGTCTTCAACTACCTCAAGGACTGTATCCAG GTCCACACCACTCTCACAGAGACCCCAGAACTGAAGGTGGATGCCTGTCCAAGCTGCCAGTTCACCAGCTGCCTCTGTGCCAACGAAGCAAAAACCTTCGTGTGGAACGTGATGGCGACCAAGCTGg gcagagtgAACGTCACTGTGAGCAGCGTGGCAGAAGAGTCACACAGTCTGTGTGCTAACAAGATTGCTGTGACACCTTTGCAAGGAGGGAGAGACGCAGTGATAAAATCTCTGCTTGTGAAG CCAGGAGGTGTCCTACAAGAGAAGACCCAAAATGCCTTTCTCTGTCCTGCAG ATAACACCGTCTCTGAAGAATTCTCCCTGACTCTGCCTGCAGAAGTGCTGGAGGGATCTGCCCGAGTCACGTTCTCTGTGATTG GTGATATCATGGGTCCAGCACTCCAAAATTTAGACCAGCTGCTAGACATGCCCTTTGGCTGTGGTGAACAGAACATGGTCCAGTTTGCACCAAACATCTTCATTCTCCAGTACCTGAACAAGACTAAACAACTGGACCCAGAAATTAAGGCTATAGCACTGACATTTCTGATAATAG GGTACCAGCGTCAGCTGCTCTACAAACATGACGATGGCTCCTACAGTGCCTTTGGGAAAGGTGATGAGCAGGGCAACACGTG GCTGACAGCTTTTGTAGCCAGGTCCTTTGGGCAGGCCAGCTCCCACATTCACATCGACAAGGACCACGTGCAGAGCGCTCTGCGCTGGCTGCAGAAGCACCAGCTGCCCAGTGGCTGCTTCCAGAGCGTGGGGAAGCTCTTCAACAATGACCTGAAG GGTGGTGTGGACGACACAATCTCATTAACAGCATATATTGCTGCTGCACTGGTGGAGCTCCATCTGGAGAGGAAT GACACCATGTTGGAAAATGCCTTACATTGCCTCAAGAATGTAACACTTGATGAGACAAGCCTCTATGTCAAGGCTTTGATGGCTTATGTCTTCACACTGAGTAAGGACATGGAGATGAGAAAGCTGCTCCTGGATATGGTACAGAAGGAAACTG CACAGCTACTGACATCTCAATCTGCTGATGAAACGTCTTCTTCCATGATTGAGACAGTAGCCTACATCATCCTGGCTCATGTCTCCAAACCAGACTCATCATTTAATGAAGCCTCAGTGAGCAAGCTTGTGCACTGGCTCAGTGCACAAAGAAATGCCTTTGGAGGATTTGCTTCCACACAG GACACGGTTGTCAGCCTGCAGGCCCTCGCTCAGTATGCAGCCCTGATTCCTCAGGAGATGAGAGATGTCAAGGTGGCAGTGAAGGGAAAGGGGGCTTCTCCACTGGAGTTCCATGTGCACAGGAACAACAAGTTGGTCCTGCATCAGGCATCTctccctgcagacacagagagCTACACAGTGCAAGCGACGGGCAGTGGCTGCGTTTATGTGCAG ACTACTTGGTACTATAACATCCCACCACCAAAAACAGAAGAGGTCTTTCTCCTGGATGTGGAAACAGTACCAAGACAATGTGATGGTGTCAGGAAAGAGTTTGACATACATGTGTCTGTCAG ATATGCAGGGGACCGTGGGACGAGTAACATGGCCCTGGTGGAGGTGGAGATGCTGTCAGGGTTCATTCCTGTTCAGAGCTCTGTGAAGGAG CTGGAGAAGATACCCCTTGTGAAAAAGACTGAGataaaaccagacaaaatcaCAATCTACTTGGAGGAG CTGGGTGAGAGTTCCCTGAAGCTTAACATCTCAGTGGAACAAGATGTTGAAGTGCAGAATCTAAAAGCTGCAACAGTGCATGTCTATGACTACTATAAGCCAG ATGAACGCTCGGCAAGAGAATATGCGTTCCCCTGCAGTTCAG aTACCTCAAAGCAGGTTTCCTCCTAG